In the genome of Oscillospiraceae bacterium, the window GCGGATTTACGGCAAAGAGTCATACGGTTGAGAAATATTTCAAAATAATCAATAACGGGGCAGTTAGACGTATCAATGTTCAATTTCAGAGTAACAGTCATTTTCTCGGTATCAACCGAAAGATCGGAATGATAAACAGCATAATTTACCCGGTCGTGTATATCGAAATGCAACAGATCGTTTTTCGCTCTGACGCGGGAGCGGCGAACATCGCTTTTGTCCGCAATTATAAGAGCCGCGGCAATCGGACTGACTGTCGTTGCGGTGCTTTCATCATGATTTCCGATGGCAGAAACGACCTCAGCCGTTTCCTCGGGGCTCATGCCGAGCTTTTCCAGAATCCGGAATGCCATACAGGCACCTGTCTGTGCGTGACCGTCACGGTTGACTACGTTGCCAAGGTCATGCATATATCCGGCAATACGAGCAAGCTCGCATGTTCTTTCGTCATATCCGAGAGCTTTCAGTATTTCAGATGATTCCTCCGCGGCTTTTATGACATGGGGAAACGAGTGCTCGGTATATCCCATCGCGAGCATATTCCTGTCGGCGAATTTAATATATGTGTTTATTTCTTCGTTATTTCTGACTGTTTCGTAAGTTACCGTATTCTCTACCTCTCTTTAATTTCTGAAATCATTATAGCCGATACATAATTGTTTGTCAATATTTATAAATTACCGTTGAAATAAAGGATTAATGATGGTATCCTGATAAATGGCATACTATGATATTGAAAAGGCAGATCTTATAACAAAATTATATAACCTTACTGTAATAAAAGTTAATTCAAATGATATACCATACGAGTATAAAATTCGTATACAGGAACCTTTCATATAGCAGCTATTGTCAATGTATAAATATTTAATAAAAGGACAGTAAAAAAATGAAAATCGAACTACACGCGCACACCTCGGCGGTAAGCCGCTGCGCTCATTCAAAGCCTGATTTAATGGTAAAAACATGTAAAGAAAGCGGTTACGACGCGGTAGTCGTGACTGAGCATTACAGCAATAGCCATCTTTCTCAATGTGTCGGTATGAGCTTTGACGAAATGATTTCGGCATATATGCGGGGATATTACGAATCAAGAAATGAAGGTGAAAAAATCGGATTGAGGGTTTTCTTCGGTATTGAACTTTGCTGCGATCCGGGACCTAACGATTATCTGATATACGGAGCGGATGAGAAGTTCCTGCGCTCCGCGCCGGTTCTTCCCGAAATGCAGCTTACCGATATTATTAAAATTTTACCCGAAAGCGCTCTGGTTTATCAGGCTCATCCGTTCAGAGATAACATGAGAATAACGCCTCCCGAAAGGCTGTTCGGGATTGAAGTCTTCAATGGTAATCTCCGTCATAATTCACGCAATTCATTTGCGCGTTTATGGGCGGAAAAATACGGGCTTAATATGATATCCGGATCGGATTATCATGATTCCGGAGATCCGTTCTGCGGCGGAGCAGAGTTTTATGACAATATAAACAGCGAAGCGGAGCTCGTAACCGCTCTCAAAAGCGGAAAATACGAGCTGATCACCGACTCAAGAGCATAAAATAAACCAATATTTAACATTTAATTAAAATCTCGTATAATATATTGACATATAGTTTATGGTATGTTAAAATCGAGGTAACATAAATAACATTTTTGAAGTTGGATAAAAAACACGGCGATTATTGCCGTTATATCAGATACAGACTTTTCTGTTTATTAACTCGGCATTTAAATAACTACCGCTAAAAGAGAAAAAAGGCTCTAGCATATTGGCTTTTCTCTCTTATTTAATAAAGATTATTTAAATACAGTTTAATAATAATACAATTATATTATTTCCATACAACAACACAGCGGCGATATACGCTGCGATACCATACATTTAATAGATCAGATTCTGATGAATTGACACAGGCTTTCAGAAATTCATACCGTACCCATAATATATTTTACAGGAGATACAATATGAAAAAGCAAATGCTCTGTTTACTTATCGCCTGCGCCATGATTTTCATGATTTTCTGTTCCTGTGCCCAGCAGCCTTCGCAGACATTAACCGCAGGCACGAATGAGCTCACGGATATAGCCGCCTCCGACGATACAGCCGAGGCGGAGGTGACGCCGGATGTGCCAGATATCACCTTTGACGGTATGAAATTCCGTGTGCTTGTCTATCAGGGATTAGATCCGACGCTAGATTCCCGTGATTTTTATACTGATGATTCATCAGCCGGCGAAATGATATACGAAGCGGTAATGAACCGTGACGCATATATTGAAGAAAAATACAAGGTCGAGATTGAAGTGACCGGAGTGAAGGATGTCGTGGGCACGGCACGCAAAAGCATTTCTGCCGGCAGCGATGAATACGAAATGATCATGCCCTTTATTGATCAGGCGTTTTCGCTCGCGCAGGATAATCTGCTCATAGAGCTGCATAACGTCGATTATCTTGATCTATCAAAACCATGGTGGGATAAAGCTATTGAACGCGATCTCGCCATCAACGGAAAGCTTTATTTTACAACCGGAAGCATTTCAGTAATGGATGAAGAACTGAACATGGGTGTTGCTTTCAATAAAACGCTCGCGGCGAAAAACAACATAAATCCGTATCCTCTCGTTGAGGATAAAAAGTGGACATTCGACGCAATGTACACTCTTTCAAAAGGTATTACACACGACGACAATGGCGACGGCAAATACGACACGCACGATACATGGGGAATAGGTCATTCTCTTGACTGCGCATATGAGATGTTTTTCGGCGCCGGAGTTAAAATAGCCTCTATAAATGCGGAAGGAAAGCCTGAGCTTACCGTTAATTCTTCACGTGCTGTCGCAGTAATGGACAAGCTCTGTGAAATTTATCACGAGCCGAATGCCGTCGGAACCGTGGAACACTTCGGAGGCTGGGAAGCGCTGAACCAAATGATGGTCGACGGCAAAATTCTGTTTCGTCCGGCCAATATCTACAATCTGCGTCAGTATCTGCAGATGGTGGACGAATTCGGCATGCTGCCCATGCCGATGCTGGACGATGAGCAGGACAGCTATTATCACATAGTCCTCACCAACGGATGCGCCGGCGTCTGTATCCCGTCGACAAACTCCGATTTGGAAATGACAGGTATTCTGCTTGAAGAGCTCAGCTATTACGGAGGAAAAGTCGTCACGCCAAAATATTATGACAGCTATATTAAATATCGCGTGTCCACAGACGAGGACACAGGCAGAATGTTTGATATCATCTTTTCAACAAAGACATATGACATAGGAAAGGTTTTCGGATGGGGCAACATAATAAGCTCCGTTATTACCAAGACAATCGTTGCCGGGAGCGGCTTTGCGTCCAACTATGAAGCCGTACAG includes:
- a CDS encoding PHP domain-containing protein; this encodes MKIELHAHTSAVSRCAHSKPDLMVKTCKESGYDAVVVTEHYSNSHLSQCVGMSFDEMISAYMRGYYESRNEGEKIGLRVFFGIELCCDPGPNDYLIYGADEKFLRSAPVLPEMQLTDIIKILPESALVYQAHPFRDNMRITPPERLFGIEVFNGNLRHNSRNSFARLWAEKYGLNMISGSDYHDSGDPFCGGAEFYDNINSEAELVTALKSGKYELITDSRA
- a CDS encoding HD domain-containing protein, with protein sequence MGYTEHSFPHVIKAAEESSEILKALGYDERTCELARIAGYMHDLGNVVNRDGHAQTGACMAFRILEKLGMSPEETAEVVSAIGNHDESTATTVSPIAAALIIADKSDVRRSRVRAKNDLLHFDIHDRVNYAVYHSDLSVDTEKMTVTLKLNIDTSNCPVIDYFEIFLNRMTLCRKSAHYLGLRFRLIINDAEII